The Pelagicoccus sp. SDUM812003 genomic sequence TTGCCACCAACGCTCTCGAAATAGATATCGATTCCATCGGGTGTCGCCGCAGCCAGCTCCTTGCTGAAGTTAGCGGAGTGGTGGTCCAGGCAAGCATCGAACCCAAGCGTCTTAAGCGCGTATTCACATTTCTCCGACCCGCCTGCGATGCCGACCACCGTGCATCCGAGAATTTTTCCAATCTGGCCGACCGTGGCCCCCACAGGTCCGGTCGCGGCGGCCACCACTAGCGTTTCCCCAGCTTTGGGCAGGCCAATTTTGGTGAGTCCGGCCCACGCCGTGAATCCCGGCATCCCAGACACGCCCAGGGCCCAGGACGGATGCTCCGGATCACTGCCAAGGGAAGTGACTCCTTCACCGTTTGATAAGGCGTAGTCTTGCCAGCCGTTTGCGCTGAGAACCCAATCCCCTTTCTTGAATCCATCGAGACTGGAAAGCTCCACCTGGGCAACGGTTCCTCCCACCATGACGTCGCCAATTTCGACCGGCGGGGCGTAGGACGGAACGTCGCTCATCCGGCCGCGCATGTAGGGATCGAGGGAAAGGAATTCCGTGCGCAATAGCATCTCGCCATCGCGAGGCGAAGGGACGTCTACTGTTTCGAGCTTCAAGGTGCGTTCCGTCGGCTCTCCTTTCGGTCGCTCCGCGAGAACGAAACGGCGGTTTGTAGTATGGGTTTGCTCCATATCAAAAGAGGTGGATTTCAATTTGATGAACTTGTTTAGGCCCGACGCGGGTCAGCCTTACGACGATTGCGGCTGGGGCCAGAGGGGCTTGCCCAGTTCGGCGGGCTTGGACTTGGGGGCCTCGTATTGCGCGACCTGCGGGGCGCGGGCACGTTCCTTCTTTGCCGCCGCTTGGTTGGCCGTTTTATCCGGCTCGGGGCTTGAAGGCAGATTTTTGCCCTCGCTCAAGTTCCGCTCTGCTTCGAGCCAGATTTCAGTGTCGTGCCCTTCGGGGCATCCTTGGCTACGCCAGAGTTGTTCGGCTTGCTGGGAGATTTCTTCGTGCGTGTGTGTATTCATAAGTTTAGTTGGATGGAGCTTGGAAGTGCCTGTAGTTAACGTAAGGATACGAGTTAGAGTAATAGGTACGCTTCGTTGAAATCTGGGCGTGGGGCGCACTCATTCGGCCAAATTATACCTTGTCTGCAGCCCCTTGGCTATGGGGCATTGCGCTACCTCGAGCATCTACCTCAAGGCCGGATCCAGATAGGGCGACAGGAAATGATCCGTCAGCTCGGCTACCGCGAATACCAAAAGTAGCAGTCGCGAAAAAGTGAAATAGTGTATCCAGAAAACCAAACTATAGACGCTCTCACATATCGCACCGCGACGCGCGAGCGGCAGGCGAATAGTGAGGCAATCCGTCAAGAATCTCGTGCTGAACAGACCGGGAGGTGCCTAACTCGGGGGTTGCGGTGGTATTGGCCGTGGCAATCGCTCGTATGCTGGGGGTTGTTGCTCGATCGCGTTTTCGCTTCCGCCGATCGCTAGGAGTCGAGCGCGTTGGGCAGATATGCGGTGAAGGTGGTGCCGGCGTCGTCGCAACGCGCCTCGACGCTGCCGCCGTGGGCCCGGGCGATTTCGGCCGCGATATACAGGCCGAGCCCGAGGCCCGATTTGGACCCGCTATGGCCGCCTCGAGCGAAGGGCGTGAACAGTTCTTTCAGGGTCTGGGGCGACATCGGTGGGCCTTGGTTGGTAATCGTGATGCGTATCGTGTTTCCCCCGCTGTCGAGCTTCACCTCTACGGGTGTTTCGAGGGGGCTATGCTTCAGGGCGTTGCCGATCAGGTTGGACAGCAATTGGCGAAAGCGAACCTCGTCGACGCGGGCTGAGAGATTCCCGACGCTGCGCAGAACGACTTGCCGGTTCGGATAGGCAACGCGTAGTTCGGAGACGGATATAGCGACCAAAAGCGACAGGTCTAAGGCGGGTCCCTTTGACAGTGGAATTCCCGAGCCGAGCTGACCTCGAGCGAAGTCGAGCACGTCCTCGATGAGACACGATATTTGTGTGCAGCTGTCGCGTATCACCTCGATCATGTCGGAGTGGCTGAGCGTCGTGTCCGATTGAGCGATGACTTCTGTGGCGCCCTTGATCCCGTTTAGCGGGCTTCGCAGATCGTGGCCCAGAACGGCGATGAACTCCTCTCGCGATTGGCTGTTGGCCCGCTCGCGCGTTAGCGTCGTCTTCAAAGTCAGAAACGTGTTTTCCTCACGGAGCTGGAGGGCGACGAGATTCGCCACGACAGTGAGGCAGGCGTCGATGCGCGGTTCGAGGGCGGCGGCATTGCCGTCGAAAGCGCAGATGGCTTCGGTAACGCTTCCGTTTGCTCGGAAGAGAGGAACGAGCAGGTAACTGCGGCGTTCGCTTCTACGTTCCGTGAGGTGAGACGGCAGCATATCCCTTGGCATCGATTCGCCGAAAACCGTTGCCCACGAATCACCGTTTGTTCCGAAGCTCGTCTGGCCTAGTCTCAAGGTGTCGCCTGGAGATATGCCGATCTGTTCGCACTCGTGCGCGGCGTAGGCTCTCCATTCGTTCTCGGTTTTGCGGGCGATCAGCGCCGCGTTCATGCCGGTGAGCTCGCACACCAGTTTCAGCAGCGAATGCAGCGCGTCAGCGCGACTCGAAGGTCGTTCTATTTTTGATTTTCCCAATTGCATTGGCAGAGTGGATTTCGGATTCCGTGCGTCGGGAGCCGAATCTAGACCAGCGAGAGAAAAACCTCTATGGGGTTTTACCCGCCTGCCGGTGTTAGATTCCTTAGGGGACCGTAGTTCGGCTGCCTATATTGCCGCCTCGCCTCCGGCTCCGAAGCTGACGGGCGAATTGA encodes the following:
- a CDS encoding NADP-dependent oxidoreductase, translated to MEQTHTTNRRFVLAERPKGEPTERTLKLETVDVPSPRDGEMLLRTEFLSLDPYMRGRMSDVPSYAPPVEIGDVMVGGTVAQVELSSLDGFKKGDWVLSANGWQDYALSNGEGVTSLGSDPEHPSWALGVSGMPGFTAWAGLTKIGLPKAGETLVVAAATGPVGATVGQIGKILGCTVVGIAGGSEKCEYALKTLGFDACLDHHSANFSKELAAATPDGIDIYFESVGGKVFDAVLPQLNTGARIPVCGLVSQYNATSLPEGPDRLSYLMGQILRKRITLRGFIIFEDFGPLYSEFSDEMRAWLKSGKIHYREEIVDGLEQAPATFIGMLKGDNFGKCVIRVGPSTRTK
- a CDS encoding DUF2934 domain-containing protein codes for the protein MNTHTHEEISQQAEQLWRSQGCPEGHDTEIWLEAERNLSEGKNLPSSPEPDKTANQAAAKKERARAPQVAQYEAPKSKPAELGKPLWPQPQSS
- a CDS encoding HAMP domain-containing sensor histidine kinase, with the translated sequence MQLGKSKIERPSSRADALHSLLKLVCELTGMNAALIARKTENEWRAYAAHECEQIGISPGDTLRLGQTSFGTNGDSWATVFGESMPRDMLPSHLTERRSERRSYLLVPLFRANGSVTEAICAFDGNAAALEPRIDACLTVVANLVALQLREENTFLTLKTTLTRERANSQSREEFIAVLGHDLRSPLNGIKGATEVIAQSDTTLSHSDMIEVIRDSCTQISCLIEDVLDFARGQLGSGIPLSKGPALDLSLLVAISVSELRVAYPNRQVVLRSVGNLSARVDEVRFRQLLSNLIGNALKHSPLETPVEVKLDSGGNTIRITITNQGPPMSPQTLKELFTPFARGGHSGSKSGLGLGLYIAAEIARAHGGSVEARCDDAGTTFTAYLPNALDS